From a region of the Streptomyces sp. B21-083 genome:
- a CDS encoding maleylpyruvate isomerase family mycothiol-dependent enzyme — protein sequence MPPPPRKPKPRTYDPVKTRTAILTQYANIRTAVSTFTPDRLALPTRLGDWTVHDLAAHVTMALETVSRNLDRDEPPKAELGLLDWPFATAARAADIAHGTRDLAAAHPDPDALNALYARTEERLTQRLATASGDRRLATRTGAMTLADYLVTRTVELVVHTDDLNAAVPGLDIPYDRQALGTCTRLLADALASKAPGGSTEVRIPPYAVVQCVEGPRHTRGTPPNVVETDPLTWIRLATGRVQWADALDNAQVSASGERADLGALLPLMA from the coding sequence ATGCCCCCGCCCCCCAGAAAGCCGAAGCCCCGCACCTACGACCCCGTCAAAACCCGCACCGCGATCCTCACGCAGTACGCCAACATCCGCACCGCCGTCTCCACCTTCACCCCCGACCGACTCGCCCTTCCCACCCGCCTCGGCGACTGGACGGTCCACGACCTGGCCGCGCACGTGACCATGGCCCTGGAGACCGTCAGTCGCAATCTCGACCGGGACGAGCCGCCGAAAGCCGAACTCGGCCTTCTCGACTGGCCGTTCGCCACCGCCGCCCGTGCCGCCGACATCGCCCACGGCACCCGCGACCTGGCCGCCGCCCACCCCGACCCGGATGCCCTGAACGCCCTCTACGCCCGCACCGAAGAGCGCCTCACCCAACGACTGGCCACGGCCTCCGGTGATCGCCGGCTCGCCACCCGTACCGGCGCCATGACCCTCGCCGACTACCTGGTCACCCGTACCGTCGAACTGGTCGTCCACACCGACGACCTGAACGCCGCCGTCCCCGGCCTCGACATCCCGTACGACCGTCAGGCGCTCGGCACCTGCACACGCCTCCTCGCCGACGCCCTCGCCTCCAAGGCCCCCGGCGGCTCGACGGAGGTCCGCATCCCGCCGTACGCCGTGGTGCAGTGCGTCGAAGGCCCGAGGCACACCCGTGGCACCCCGCCCAACGTCGTCGAGACCGACCCGCTGACCTGGATCCGCCTGGCCACCGGCCGGGTCCAGTGGGCCGACGCCCTCGACAACGCCCAGGTCAGCGCGAGCGGCGAACGCGCCGACCTCGGAGCGCTGCTGCCCCTGATGGCCTGA
- a CDS encoding DUF397 domain-containing protein, whose amino-acid sequence MSTHRKALELAAKESWFKSSYSDQTGGTCVEVANLIPTHALVGVRDSKHPQGPALTLPPSAFTAFVSHVRQHGPRT is encoded by the coding sequence ATGAGCACACATCGCAAGGCCCTCGAACTGGCGGCCAAGGAATCCTGGTTCAAGTCCTCGTACAGCGACCAAACGGGCGGCACCTGCGTAGAGGTCGCCAATCTCATCCCCACCCATGCCCTCGTAGGCGTCCGGGACTCCAAGCACCCCCAGGGCCCCGCCCTCACCCTCCCCCCGTCAGCTTTCACGGCGTTCGTATCCCACGTCCGTCAGCACGGGCCCCGCACGTAG
- a CDS encoding helix-turn-helix domain-containing protein produces the protein MAAKTGPTIRRMQLGQELRRLREQAEGGDGVVRGLTRAQAVRGTSVSESTLHRVEKGLTGLPKVQDLKELLDRYGVTDLDDVEFLLDVHKNSLNRGWWSPYRTFMPSGFNVSVGLEGDAKILRVYQPDVMFGLFQTAAYARAMFESAKPVDERNTEFVERNIEIRMRRKEAITRSERPVEVHAILDEAVLQRVYGGPEVMREQYEHLAELAALEHVTVQILPMGQPVYRCNQNFTLMDFEPPLPVVVSVDGFSSVNVTDKDTEIWAYRRRFDAMRADASGPRATHEFLKRTARELEQS, from the coding sequence GTGGCAGCGAAGACGGGGCCGACGATTCGGCGGATGCAACTCGGCCAGGAGTTGCGGCGGTTGCGCGAGCAGGCCGAGGGAGGGGACGGCGTGGTCCGCGGCTTGACGAGGGCCCAGGCGGTCAGGGGGACCAGCGTTTCCGAATCGACCCTGCACCGCGTGGAGAAGGGACTGACCGGCCTTCCCAAGGTGCAGGACCTCAAGGAACTGCTGGATCGGTACGGGGTCACCGACCTGGACGACGTGGAGTTCCTCCTGGACGTTCACAAGAACTCGCTGAACCGGGGATGGTGGTCCCCGTATCGCACCTTCATGCCCTCCGGCTTCAACGTCAGCGTGGGACTTGAGGGAGACGCCAAGATCCTCAGGGTCTATCAGCCGGACGTCATGTTCGGGCTGTTCCAGACTGCGGCGTACGCGCGAGCCATGTTCGAGAGTGCCAAGCCGGTCGATGAGCGCAACACCGAGTTCGTCGAGCGGAACATCGAGATCCGGATGAGGCGCAAGGAGGCCATCACGCGTAGCGAACGCCCAGTCGAGGTCCACGCGATCCTCGACGAGGCTGTCCTTCAACGTGTCTACGGCGGACCGGAGGTGATGCGCGAGCAGTACGAACACTTGGCGGAACTGGCCGCGTTGGAACATGTCACGGTTCAGATCCTGCCAATGGGTCAGCCCGTCTACCGGTGCAACCAGAACTTCACCCTCATGGACTTCGAGCCGCCGCTGCCAGTCGTCGTGAGTGTCGACGGCTTCAGCTCGGTGAACGTCACGGACAAGGACACGGAGATCTGGGCGTACAGGCGCCGGTTCGACGCCATGCGGGCCGACGCGAGCGGGCCCAGGGCGACACACGAATTCTTGAAGCGAACGGCACGAGAGTTGGAACAGTCATGA
- a CDS encoding Uma2 family endonuclease, with protein sequence MTVMAERTSQMSVEEFETIASAAPETVTLEFINGRIGVKKVTDGDHNTIVTWLTKRCMQSRPELDLYTGQGLRVETYREGRAKPDAVITTEAHFAGYGEWAEPDGALMVVEVTSYDSDTDRRDRHEKPAAYGQSGIPLYLLIDRDSCTITVHSSPDRKVGGYRDIHTAKFGEKVLLPDPIGIELDTEILKNYVR encoded by the coding sequence ATGACGGTTATGGCCGAGCGCACGTCTCAGATGTCGGTGGAGGAGTTCGAAACAATCGCCTCCGCCGCTCCCGAGACCGTCACGTTGGAGTTCATCAACGGACGGATCGGAGTCAAGAAGGTGACAGACGGAGACCACAACACCATCGTGACCTGGCTGACCAAGCGCTGTATGCAGTCCAGGCCCGAACTGGACCTGTACACGGGCCAGGGACTCCGAGTGGAGACATACCGGGAAGGCAGGGCGAAACCTGATGCCGTAATCACGACAGAGGCCCACTTCGCGGGGTACGGCGAATGGGCCGAACCGGACGGAGCGCTCATGGTGGTCGAGGTCACCTCCTACGACTCCGACACCGACCGGCGGGACCGCCACGAGAAGCCAGCCGCGTACGGCCAGTCCGGGATCCCCCTGTACCTCCTGATCGACCGGGACTCCTGCACCATCACCGTGCACAGTTCCCCGGACCGGAAGGTCGGCGGCTACCGCGACATCCACACCGCCAAGTTCGGCGAGAAGGTGCTCCTTCCGGACCCGATCGGCATCGAGCTCGACACCGAGATCCTCAAGAACTACGTGCGGTAA
- the purL gene encoding phosphoribosylformylglycinamidine synthase subunit PurL: MSRTPLDTVEHAAETPDVELPWAELGMKKDEYERVVEILGRRPTGAELAMYSVMWSEHCSYKSSKVHLRQFGEKAPQSDALLVGIGENAGVVDVGQGYAVTFKVESHNHPSYVEPYQGAATGVGGIVRDIIAMGARPVAVVDPLRFGAADHPDTKRVLPGVVAGIGGYGNCLGLPNIGGEVVFDACYQGNPLVNAGAIGVMRHEDIHLAKASGTGNKVILYGARTGGDGIGGASILASETFDDAKPSKRPAVQVGDPFQEKLLIECTLEAFAEKLVVGIQDLGAAGLSCATSELASNGSGGMRVTLDDVPLRDSTLSPEEILMSESQERMCAVVEPEKVDRFLEICDKWDVIATVIGEVTDGDRLEIFWHGGKIVDVDPRTVAHDGPVYERPYARPDWQDALQADDANKLARPVTSEDLKAQVMQLVASPNQASKSWITSQYDHFVQGNTVLAQPEDSGMIRIDETTGLGVAIATDGNGRFAKLDPYAGAQLALSEAYRNVATTGAKPLAVSDCLNFGSPEDPAVMWQFAEAVRGLADACQQLGTPVTGGNVSLYNQTGDVAIHPTPVVAVLGVIDDVARRTPVAFQEEGQLLYLLGDTREEFSGSAWSQVVHDHLGGLPPKVDLERERLLAEILISASRDGMIDSAHDLSDGGLIQAVVESALQGEKGARLVVPDGLDAFTLLFSESAGRAVVAVPRSEELRFNDMCGARGLPATRIGVVDGDSIDLQGEFTLTLAELREAHERTIPALLA; this comes from the coding sequence ATGAGCCGGACGCCTCTGGACACGGTCGAGCACGCGGCCGAGACCCCCGACGTCGAGCTGCCCTGGGCCGAACTCGGCATGAAGAAGGACGAGTACGAGCGGGTCGTCGAGATCCTCGGCCGCCGCCCGACCGGCGCCGAGCTGGCCATGTACTCGGTCATGTGGTCCGAGCACTGCAGCTACAAGTCGTCGAAGGTGCACCTGCGCCAGTTCGGCGAGAAGGCCCCGCAGTCCGACGCGCTGCTCGTCGGCATCGGCGAGAACGCGGGCGTCGTCGACGTCGGCCAGGGCTACGCGGTCACCTTCAAGGTCGAGTCGCACAACCACCCGTCCTACGTCGAGCCCTACCAGGGCGCGGCCACGGGCGTCGGCGGCATCGTGCGCGACATCATCGCGATGGGTGCCAGGCCGGTCGCCGTGGTCGACCCCCTGCGCTTCGGCGCGGCCGATCACCCGGACACCAAGCGTGTGCTGCCTGGTGTGGTGGCGGGCATCGGGGGCTACGGCAACTGCCTCGGGCTCCCCAACATCGGCGGCGAGGTCGTCTTCGACGCCTGCTACCAGGGGAACCCGCTGGTCAACGCCGGTGCGATCGGTGTGATGCGGCACGAGGACATTCACCTGGCGAAGGCGTCGGGCACGGGCAACAAGGTCATCCTGTACGGGGCCCGCACAGGCGGCGACGGCATCGGCGGCGCGTCGATCCTGGCGTCCGAGACCTTCGACGACGCCAAGCCCTCCAAGCGCCCCGCCGTCCAGGTCGGTGACCCCTTCCAGGAGAAGCTGCTCATCGAGTGCACCCTGGAGGCGTTCGCCGAGAAGCTGGTCGTCGGCATCCAGGACCTGGGCGCGGCGGGCCTGTCCTGCGCCACGTCCGAGCTCGCCTCGAACGGCTCGGGCGGCATGCGCGTAACCCTGGACGACGTCCCCCTCCGGGACTCGACGCTCTCTCCCGAGGAAATCCTCATGAGCGAGTCGCAGGAACGCATGTGCGCGGTGGTCGAGCCGGAGAAGGTCGACCGCTTCCTGGAGATCTGCGACAAGTGGGACGTCATCGCCACCGTGATCGGTGAGGTCACCGACGGCGACCGTCTGGAGATCTTCTGGCACGGCGGCAAGATCGTCGACGTCGACCCGCGCACCGTCGCGCACGACGGCCCGGTCTACGAGCGCCCGTACGCCCGCCCGGACTGGCAGGACGCCCTCCAGGCGGACGACGCCAACAAGCTTGCGCGGCCGGTGACTTCGGAGGACCTGAAGGCACAGGTGATGCAGCTGGTGGCCTCCCCCAATCAGGCTTCCAAGTCCTGGATCACCTCCCAGTACGACCACTTCGTGCAGGGCAACACGGTGTTGGCCCAGCCCGAGGACTCCGGGATGATCCGCATCGACGAGACGACCGGTCTGGGCGTCGCCATCGCGACGGACGGCAACGGCCGCTTCGCCAAGCTCGACCCGTACGCGGGCGCACAGTTGGCGCTGTCGGAGGCCTACCGCAACGTGGCGACGACAGGTGCGAAGCCCCTCGCCGTCTCCGACTGCCTGAACTTCGGTTCGCCCGAAGACCCGGCGGTGATGTGGCAGTTCGCGGAGGCCGTACGTGGACTCGCCGACGCCTGCCAGCAGTTGGGCACCCCGGTGACCGGCGGCAACGTCTCCCTCTACAACCAGACCGGCGACGTCGCCATCCACCCGACGCCGGTCGTCGCGGTCCTGGGCGTCATCGACGACGTGGCACGGCGGACGCCGGTCGCGTTCCAGGAGGAGGGCCAGCTGCTGTACCTCCTCGGGGACACGCGCGAGGAGTTCAGCGGCTCGGCGTGGTCGCAGGTCGTGCACGACCACCTGGGTGGCCTGCCGCCCAAGGTCGACCTGGAGCGTGAGCGCCTCCTGGCCGAGATCCTGATCTCCGCCTCCCGAGACGGCATGATCGACTCCGCGCACGACCTGTCGGACGGCGGCCTCATCCAGGCGGTCGTCGAGTCGGCGCTGCAGGGCGAGAAGGGCGCGCGTCTGGTCGTACCGGACGGACTCGACGCCTTCACCCTCCTGTTCTCGGAGTCGGCGGGCCGCGCGGTGGTCGCCGTTCCGCGCTCGGAGGAGCTGCGCTTCAACGACATGTGCGGGGCGCGGGGCCTGCCGGCGACACGGATCGGCGTCGTCGACGGCGACTCCATCGACCTCCAGGGCGAGTTCACGCTGACACTGGCTGAGCTGCGCGAAGCGCACGAGCGGACGATTCCGGCGCTGCTGGCGTAG
- the purQ gene encoding phosphoribosylformylglycinamidine synthase subunit PurQ codes for MTARIGVVTFPGSLDDRDTQRAIRLAGAEPVALWHKDKDLKQVDAVVLPGGFSYGDYLRAGAISRFSPVMESVIEQAKSGMPVLGICNGFQILTEAHLLPGGMLGNDHLHFICRDQKLRVENADTAWTVDYDAGQEIHIPLKNMDGRYVADERTLDELEAEGRVVFRYMDFNPNGSLRDIAGITNAAGNVVGLMPHPEHAVEPLIGSGRTDGLPFFTSILKKLVNA; via the coding sequence GTGACTGCTCGTATTGGAGTCGTCACCTTTCCGGGTTCCCTGGACGACCGGGACACCCAGCGCGCGATCCGCCTCGCGGGTGCCGAGCCGGTTGCTCTCTGGCACAAGGACAAGGACCTGAAGCAGGTCGACGCGGTGGTTCTGCCGGGCGGATTCTCGTACGGCGACTATCTGCGCGCCGGTGCCATCTCGCGTTTCTCGCCGGTGATGGAGTCGGTCATCGAGCAGGCGAAGTCGGGCATGCCGGTTCTCGGCATCTGCAACGGCTTCCAGATCCTCACCGAGGCGCACCTCCTACCGGGCGGGATGCTCGGCAACGACCACCTGCACTTCATCTGCCGCGACCAGAAACTGCGGGTGGAGAACGCGGACACCGCCTGGACCGTCGACTACGACGCCGGTCAGGAGATCCACATCCCGCTGAAGAACATGGACGGCCGGTACGTCGCCGACGAGCGCACGCTCGACGAGCTGGAGGCGGAGGGCCGGGTCGTGTTCCGTTACATGGACTTCAACCCCAACGGCTCTCTCCGGGACATCGCCGGCATCACCAACGCCGCCGGGAACGTCGTGGGCCTCATGCCGCACCCGGAGCACGCGGTCGAGCCGCTGATCGGCAGCGGCCGTACGGACGGCCTCCCGTTCTTCACCTCGATCCTCAAGAAGCTGGTCAACGCATGA
- the purS gene encoding phosphoribosylformylglycinamidine synthase subunit PurS translates to MARVVVDVMLKPEILDPQGQAVQRALPRLGFEGVSDVRQGKRFELEVDGPVDDAALARIHDLAESFLANTVIEDFTVKVEEMVGEEK, encoded by the coding sequence GTGGCACGCGTCGTAGTCGACGTCATGCTCAAGCCGGAGATCCTCGACCCCCAGGGCCAGGCGGTGCAGCGTGCACTGCCGCGTCTCGGTTTCGAGGGCGTCTCCGACGTACGTCAGGGAAAGCGATTCGAACTGGAAGTTGACGGACCGGTGGACGACGCCGCGCTCGCCCGCATCCATGATCTTGCGGAATCCTTCCTCGCCAACACCGTGATCGAGGACTTCACCGTGAAGGTGGAGGAGATGGTGGGGGAAGAGAAGTGA
- a CDS encoding histone-like nucleoid-structuring protein Lsr2: MAQRVVVTLSDDIDGSEAAETIAFGLDGKSYEIDLNQTNAKKLRKALEPYMEAGRKRSRSGKAYKQTEVAPDPSAVRAWALANKFDVPTRGRIPKKVYEAFTAAQ; encoded by the coding sequence GTGGCTCAGCGCGTCGTGGTCACACTCTCCGACGACATCGACGGCTCGGAAGCGGCGGAAACGATCGCCTTCGGACTTGACGGCAAGTCGTACGAGATCGACCTGAATCAAACCAATGCCAAGAAACTGCGTAAGGCCCTGGAGCCGTACATGGAGGCCGGCCGCAAGCGGTCGCGCTCCGGCAAGGCGTACAAGCAGACGGAGGTCGCCCCCGACCCGTCGGCGGTCCGGGCCTGGGCCCTCGCCAACAAGTTCGACGTGCCGACCCGTGGGCGCATCCCCAAGAAGGTGTACGAGGCCTTCACCGCCGCCCAGTAG
- a CDS encoding ABC transporter ATP-binding protein, producing the protein METNEHGHVIEVTDLRRVYGGGFEAVRGVSFSVGRGEIFALLGTNGAGKTSTVEVLEGLAPPAGGRVRVLGHDPYTERAVVRPRTGVMLQEGGFPSELTVGETARMWAGCTSGARPEAEALALVGLERRTDVRVKQLSGGERRRLDLALALLGNPEVLFLDEPTTGLDAEGRRATWELVRELRAGGTTVLLTTHYLEEAEDLADRLAILHEGRIAVAGTPAEVTASQPSRISFELPSGYFVGDLPPLGSLGVSGYEEEGRVVRLRTHELQRAATRLLVWAEQAGVTLRGLDVRSASLEEAFLRIAREASAGMESSVATDVTEERVA; encoded by the coding sequence ATGGAAACCAACGAACACGGACACGTGATTGAGGTCACTGACCTGCGGCGTGTGTACGGGGGCGGGTTCGAGGCGGTGCGCGGGGTGTCGTTCTCCGTGGGCCGCGGGGAGATCTTCGCTCTGCTGGGCACGAACGGCGCCGGCAAGACGTCGACCGTCGAGGTGCTGGAGGGGCTGGCGCCGCCGGCCGGGGGACGCGTACGGGTGCTGGGCCATGATCCGTACACCGAGCGGGCCGTCGTACGGCCGCGTACGGGTGTGATGCTCCAGGAGGGCGGCTTCCCTTCCGAGCTGACAGTCGGCGAGACCGCGCGGATGTGGGCCGGATGCACGAGCGGAGCGCGGCCCGAGGCCGAGGCCCTCGCGCTCGTCGGGCTGGAGCGGCGGACCGACGTACGCGTGAAGCAGCTGTCCGGCGGTGAACGGCGGCGCCTCGACCTCGCGCTCGCGCTTCTCGGCAACCCCGAGGTGCTGTTCCTCGACGAACCGACGACCGGCCTCGACGCCGAAGGGCGCCGCGCCACCTGGGAGTTGGTACGGGAACTGCGCGCCGGCGGTACGACCGTGCTGCTCACCACGCACTACCTGGAGGAGGCGGAGGATCTCGCCGACCGGCTCGCCATCCTCCACGAGGGGCGCATCGCCGTCGCCGGTACTCCTGCCGAGGTGACCGCCTCGCAGCCGTCCCGGATCTCCTTCGAACTGCCCTCGGGGTACTTCGTGGGCGACCTTCCGCCGCTCGGCTCGCTCGGCGTGAGCGGATACGAGGAGGAGGGTCGCGTCGTACGGCTGCGTACCCATGAACTCCAGCGCGCGGCAACGCGGTTGCTGGTGTGGGCGGAGCAGGCCGGGGTCACCCTGCGGGGGCTGGACGTACGGTCGGCCTCGCTGGAGGAGGCGTTTCTGCGGATCGCCCGGGAGGCGTCGGCAGGCATGGAGAGTTCCGTTGCCACTGATGTCACTGAGGAGCGTGTCGCGTGA
- a CDS encoding ABC transporter permease, with protein MRALARAEGTLFLRNKGTLVAALFVPLVLPFSVRSAMTETDLKEVGLNIGTLVLPASVGFSLLFAVYAALVGVFVARREELVLKRLRTGELRDVEILTGSALPAVATGLVQCLLLAVGCTVVLDLDAPPAPQLAVIGLLLGLVTAAALAALTASFSRTTESAQVTSLPLMLLSFIGSGITVPLEMLPDRLASFCELLPLTPAITLVRGAWTGDLSTHDVVGALLTGLAWTVLSVFAVRRWFRWEPRR; from the coding sequence ATGCGGGCCCTGGCTCGGGCCGAGGGGACGTTGTTCCTGCGGAACAAGGGGACGCTGGTCGCTGCCCTGTTCGTGCCGCTGGTGCTGCCGTTCAGCGTGCGGTCCGCCATGACCGAGACGGACCTGAAAGAGGTCGGGCTCAACATCGGGACGCTCGTCCTGCCCGCCTCCGTCGGCTTCTCACTGCTGTTCGCCGTGTACGCGGCCCTGGTGGGCGTCTTCGTCGCCCGCCGCGAGGAACTCGTCCTCAAGCGGCTGCGCACCGGTGAGCTGCGCGACGTCGAGATACTCACCGGGTCGGCGCTCCCGGCGGTCGCGACCGGCCTCGTACAGTGCCTGCTGCTCGCCGTCGGCTGTACCGTCGTGCTCGACCTCGACGCCCCGCCGGCGCCCCAACTCGCCGTCATCGGACTGCTGTTGGGCCTGGTGACAGCTGCGGCGCTGGCCGCTCTCACCGCCAGCTTCAGCCGGACCACGGAGAGCGCGCAGGTCACCTCGCTGCCGCTGATGCTTCTCTCGTTCATCGGCTCCGGGATCACCGTCCCGCTGGAGATGCTGCCCGACCGGCTCGCCTCGTTCTGCGAGCTGCTCCCGCTGACGCCGGCGATCACCCTCGTACGCGGCGCCTGGACCGGAGACCTGTCGACGCACGACGTCGTGGGCGCCCTGCTGACGGGCCTGGCCTGGACCGTGCTGTCGGTGTTTGCTGTACGCCGGTGGTTCCGCTGGGAACCGCGGCGCTAG
- a CDS encoding response regulator transcription factor — translation MSGVRLLLADDEHLIRGALAALLGLEDDLVVVAEAATGPEALAMARAHRPDVAVLDLEMPGADGVKVATSLRAELPECRVLIVTSHGRPGHLKRALAAGVRGFVPKTVSAQRLAEIIRTVHAGNRYVDPELAADAISAGDSPLTAREAEVLELAADGAPVAEIAERAALSQGTVRNYLSSAVSKLGAENRHAAVRLARLRGWV, via the coding sequence GTGAGTGGGGTGCGGCTGCTGCTCGCCGACGACGAGCACCTCATCCGGGGGGCGCTGGCCGCGCTGCTCGGGCTGGAGGACGATCTTGTGGTCGTCGCCGAGGCCGCCACCGGGCCCGAGGCGCTGGCCATGGCCCGGGCGCACCGGCCCGACGTCGCGGTTCTCGATCTTGAGATGCCGGGCGCGGACGGTGTGAAGGTCGCCACATCGCTGCGCGCCGAACTGCCGGAGTGCCGCGTGCTGATCGTGACCAGTCACGGCCGCCCCGGGCATCTGAAGCGGGCGCTTGCTGCGGGTGTGCGCGGGTTCGTCCCCAAGACGGTCAGCGCCCAGCGGCTCGCCGAGATCATCCGTACCGTGCACGCCGGAAACCGTTACGTCGACCCCGAGTTGGCCGCCGACGCGATCTCCGCCGGGGACTCGCCGCTGACCGCGCGCGAGGCCGAGGTGCTCGAACTCGCCGCCGACGGCGCACCGGTCGCGGAGATCGCGGAACGGGCCGCCCTGTCACAGGGGACCGTACGGAACTATCTGTCGTCGGCCGTCTCGAAACTCGGGGCGGAGAACCGGCACGCGGCAGTGCGGCTCGCCCGGCTTCGGGGTTGGGTATAG
- a CDS encoding phosphoribosylaminoimidazolesuccinocarboxamide synthase — MSGFVEKPEPLQVPGLVHLHTGKVRDLYQNEAGDLVMVASDRMSAFDWVLQTEIPDKGRVLTQLSLWWFDKLADLVPNHVLSTELPPGAPADWAGRTLICKSLRMMPVECVARGYLTGSGLTEYNESRTVCGLALPEGLTDGSELPAPIFTPATKAAVGEHDENVSYEEVARQVGAETAAQLRQATLAVYSRARDIARDRGIILADTKFEFGYESTAAGETLILADEVLTPDSSRFWPADQWEPGHAQPSFDKQFVRDWLTSSESGWVRASEQPPPPLPQHVTDATRAKYIEAYERLTGLSWT, encoded by the coding sequence GTGTCCGGATTCGTAGAAAAGCCCGAGCCCCTCCAGGTTCCGGGTCTGGTGCATCTGCACACCGGCAAGGTGCGCGACCTGTACCAGAACGAGGCGGGCGACCTCGTGATGGTCGCCAGCGACCGCATGTCCGCTTTCGACTGGGTGCTGCAGACGGAGATCCCCGACAAGGGCCGCGTCCTCACCCAGCTCTCGCTCTGGTGGTTCGACAAGCTCGCCGACCTGGTCCCCAACCACGTCCTGAGCACCGAACTTCCGCCGGGCGCCCCCGCCGACTGGGCGGGCCGCACCCTGATCTGCAAGTCCCTGCGCATGATGCCGGTGGAGTGCGTGGCCCGCGGCTACCTCACGGGCTCCGGCCTCACCGAGTACAACGAGTCCCGTACGGTCTGCGGCCTGGCCCTTCCCGAGGGTCTCACCGACGGCTCCGAGCTGCCCGCACCGATCTTCACCCCGGCCACGAAGGCGGCGGTCGGCGAGCACGACGAGAACGTGTCGTACGAGGAGGTCGCCCGCCAGGTCGGCGCGGAGACCGCCGCCCAGCTCCGCCAGGCGACCCTCGCGGTCTACTCCCGCGCCCGGGACATCGCCCGCGACCGGGGCATCATCCTCGCGGACACGAAGTTCGAGTTCGGATACGAGAGCACGGCAGCCGGCGAGACACTGATCCTCGCCGACGAGGTCCTCACCCCGGACTCGTCCCGCTTCTGGCCGGCCGACCAGTGGGAGCCGGGTCACGCGCAGCCCTCGTTCGACAAGCAGTTCGTACGGGACTGGCTCACGTCCTCGGAGTCCGGCTGGGTCCGCGCCAGCGAGCAGCCCCCGCCGCCGCTTCCGCAGCACGTCACCGACGCGACCCGCGCGAAGTACATCGAGGCGTACGAGCGCCTGACGGGCCTGAGCTGGACGTAG